From Gemmatimonadaceae bacterium, a single genomic window includes:
- a CDS encoding sialidase family protein — protein MRYSFLLCNTLLLIGAAACGATKGEAVRLAGAATLSAPTSVGTAPMFAISPNGKQAVAWVSAPNGGTDGRLYVSVAGAAPTELRDTLGPVEAHGEAPPKLAYAPDGGLFAVYTVGKVVPGERFPRSALRVVSSRDDGKTWSVPVTVTDGAIFGSHSFHALHVADDGTVYVSWLGKSDADTSAQSMAAMSEMSGMSHSMHDTPAMQGMAGMHGAHESSAAWISRSTDGGKTWTPRVRVDMGEACPCCRTALATSKDGTLFMAWRHVYPGSIRDIVVARSSDHGATWSEPIRVHADNWNFDACPHAGPAIAVDDNNTLHVTWWTGKEGAAGVFYARSTDGGKTFSEASALGAAKFSRPAHVQMALASNNRVVVAWDDGTRQIPQVMVRVSNDGGLHFADAMPISAAGRAASFPVLAVHNDSVAIAWSEVSAAAENAEVAAAAAASKDKKAPKGLEAIGDAQVLVRRGVLQ, from the coding sequence ATGAGATACTCATTCTTATTATGTAATACTCTGTTGCTCATTGGCGCCGCGGCCTGCGGCGCCACGAAAGGCGAGGCGGTCCGGCTGGCCGGCGCCGCGACGTTGAGCGCGCCCACCAGCGTCGGCACCGCGCCGATGTTCGCCATCTCGCCGAACGGCAAACAGGCGGTCGCCTGGGTCTCGGCGCCGAACGGCGGCACCGACGGGCGACTGTATGTCTCCGTCGCCGGCGCCGCTCCCACCGAGCTGCGCGACACGCTGGGGCCCGTCGAGGCACACGGCGAAGCGCCGCCCAAGCTCGCCTATGCGCCGGACGGCGGCCTCTTTGCGGTCTATACCGTGGGCAAGGTCGTCCCCGGCGAACGCTTCCCGCGATCGGCACTGCGCGTCGTATCGTCGCGCGACGACGGCAAGACGTGGAGCGTCCCCGTTACGGTCACCGACGGCGCGATCTTTGGGTCGCACAGCTTCCACGCGTTGCATGTCGCGGACGACGGCACGGTCTACGTTTCGTGGCTCGGCAAATCGGACGCCGACACCTCGGCGCAGTCGATGGCGGCGATGAGCGAGATGTCGGGCATGAGCCACTCGATGCACGACACGCCGGCCATGCAGGGGATGGCGGGGATGCACGGTGCCCACGAAAGCTCCGCCGCGTGGATTTCCCGTTCGACCGACGGCGGCAAGACCTGGACGCCGCGCGTCCGCGTCGACATGGGCGAGGCCTGTCCGTGCTGCCGCACCGCGCTCGCCACGTCGAAGGACGGCACGTTGTTCATGGCGTGGCGCCATGTGTATCCGGGCTCGATTCGCGACATCGTCGTCGCGCGCTCGAGCGATCACGGCGCGACGTGGAGCGAACCGATTCGCGTGCACGCCGACAACTGGAACTTTGACGCATGTCCGCACGCGGGGCCTGCGATCGCCGTCGACGACAACAACACACTCCACGTCACGTGGTGGACCGGCAAGGAAGGCGCGGCCGGCGTGTTCTACGCGCGCTCGACGGACGGGGGAAAGACATTTAGCGAAGCTTCTGCGCTCGGCGCCGCAAAGTTCTCGCGGCCGGCTCACGTGCAGATGGCGCTCGCGTCGAACAATCGCGTCGTCGTCGCGTGGGATGACGGTACACGACAGATTCCGCAGGTCATGGTGCGCGTCTCCAACGACGGTGGACTGCACTTCGCTGACGCGATGCCGATCAGTGCGGCTGGACGTGCGGCGTCGTTTCCGGTGCTCGCGGTGCACAATGACTCGGTCGCGATCGCATGGTCGGAAGTGAGCGCCGCCGCCGAGAACGCCGAGGTAGCTGCCGCTGCGGCGGCGAGCAAGGACAAGAAAGCGCCGAAGGGGCTCGAGGCAATCGGTGACGCACAGGTACTCGTTCGCCGCGGAGTGTTGCAATGA
- a CDS encoding TlpA disulfide reductase family protein — protein MRRARIAFMALAAIACAKTGGDGGAFHPLDVGAAVPAYAAPTLAGDTVHVGGTEAPTVLNVWATWCASCQEEMAALDSLKNAYASHGVRVVAVSVDNGDIERVRRFAQTNKLEMTVAHDPANNISQSYAVMGVPTTFIIGKDGKLLWRHTGNISPVLNEARGVITKAAGQ, from the coding sequence ATGAGGCGCGCACGAATCGCATTCATGGCCCTGGCCGCGATCGCGTGCGCAAAGACTGGCGGCGACGGCGGAGCCTTCCATCCGCTCGACGTCGGCGCAGCCGTGCCTGCGTACGCCGCGCCAACGCTCGCCGGCGACACGGTTCACGTCGGTGGGACCGAAGCACCGACGGTGCTCAACGTCTGGGCGACGTGGTGCGCGTCATGCCAGGAAGAGATGGCCGCGCTCGACTCGTTAAAGAATGCGTATGCATCGCACGGCGTGCGCGTGGTCGCGGTGAGTGTCGACAACGGCGACATCGAGCGTGTCCGCCGCTTCGCCCAGACGAACAAGCTCGAAATGACCGTCGCGCACGATCCAGCCAACAATATCAGCCAGAGCTACGCCGTCATGGGCGTCCCGACGACTTTCATAATTGGCAAAGACGGCAAGCTGCTGTGGCGCCACACCGGCAACATTTCACCGGTGCTGAACGAAGCACGCGGCGTCATAACGAAAGCGGCCGGGCAATAA
- a CDS encoding prohibitin family protein: MGSSIGDRLSSVHLGTESVNELGRKVRRIVGVIAALVLALILLPTTVTYVNPGYVGIVIHRAGGGVDKTPLGPGLHLKNPLTTGIEEYPVYMQTLVLSKNAVEGSPANEEINVNSQEGQPLSLDVSMSFELDQDKAPALYSTFRRDIQSIQHGYVKQSIRQALQEVIGNEEIAAVIGPKKAEAVNRVQLLLSQRLAQYGIVVKQFTINELRAPPAVIEAINQKNVMQQQALTAQNELQKNTFQAQGDSIKAAGSAKATLVNAEAQAKANDLLSRSITANLVQYEMAKRWDGKMPQVAGGAMPLLQLGKP, translated from the coding sequence ATGGGTAGCTCGATCGGTGACCGCCTGTCCTCCGTGCACCTCGGCACTGAAAGTGTCAATGAGCTCGGCCGAAAGGTGCGTCGCATCGTCGGCGTCATCGCGGCGTTGGTGCTCGCGCTGATTCTCTTGCCGACGACGGTCACGTACGTGAATCCCGGCTACGTCGGCATCGTGATCCACCGCGCCGGCGGCGGCGTGGACAAGACACCGCTCGGACCTGGATTGCACCTCAAGAATCCGTTGACGACGGGCATCGAGGAATATCCGGTCTATATGCAAACGCTCGTGCTCTCGAAGAACGCGGTCGAGGGCTCGCCGGCGAACGAGGAGATCAACGTCAACAGCCAGGAGGGACAGCCCCTCTCGCTCGACGTCTCGATGAGCTTCGAGCTGGATCAGGACAAGGCGCCGGCGTTGTACTCGACGTTCCGCCGCGACATTCAGTCGATTCAGCACGGCTACGTGAAGCAGTCGATTCGCCAGGCGCTGCAGGAGGTCATCGGCAACGAGGAGATCGCGGCGGTGATCGGCCCCAAGAAGGCCGAAGCGGTGAACCGGGTGCAGTTGCTGCTGTCACAGCGGCTCGCGCAGTACGGCATCGTCGTGAAGCAATTCACGATCAACGAGCTGCGCGCGCCGCCGGCGGTGATCGAAGCGATCAACCAAAAGAACGTGATGCAGCAGCAGGCGCTCACCGCACAGAACGAGCTTCAGAAGAACACGTTCCAGGCGCAGGGCGACTCGATCAAGGCGGCGGGCTCCGCGAAGGCAACGCTGGTGAACGCGGAAGCGCAGGCGAAGGCGAACGATCTGTTGTCGCGGAGCATCACGGCGAATCTGGTGCAGTACGAGATGGCCAAGCGCTGGGACGGCAAGATGCCGCAGGTCGCCGGCGGAGCGATGCCGTTGTTGCAACTCGGCAAGCCGTAG